The uncultured Eubacteriales bacterium region CCGCTCCAACAGGAAAGGAAGGCCCAGCAGCGCTTCGTCGTACTCCACCTTCACAGTCTCTGCGTGGCCGGTGCCGCTGTGGCAGACCTCCTGATAGCTGGGATTCTCCGTGTTCCCGTTGGCGTACCCCACCTCGGTGGACAGCACACCGGGGAGACAGTCGAAATACTTCTCCGTCCCCCAAAAACAGCCCCCAGCCAGATAAATTTCCTTTTTCATATGAAAGACCTCGTTATTAGACTATAGTTCTTCGTTGAGGAGTACCATGTGAACATGATCCTCCCAGATGCCGTGAATCTTTAAGTACTGCCGGGACAGGCCCTCGCTGCGAAAGCCCAGCTTTTCCACCACACGGAGGGAGGAAACGTTTCTGGGGATAATGTTGGCCTCGACCCGATGAAGGCCGTAGTCCTGAAAGATGACCTTCAGCCCCGTGCGCAGGGCCTCGGTCATGTAACCCCGGTTGGTCTCCGCCCCGTCCAGCTTGTACCCCAAAAAGCAGGAGAGGAACGGTCCCCGTACGATGTTGCTGAACCCCAAGGAGCCGATAACCCGCCCCTCGTCCCCCCGTTTGAAAAGGTAGAGACGCAGGGCTTCTCCCGCCTCAGTCTGGGAAAAGTCCCGCGCAAGCTGCTCGGCATGAAACTCGGGGGTATAAAAATCGTCGCCACGCAGGGGCTCCCACGGCTCAAGAAAGGAGCGGTTTCGCCGGTAATAGTCCAGCACCGTCGGCGCGTCTACGGGCGTCAGAGCCTTTAAAACCAGCCGGGCTGTCTCGTATCTCAGTGGCGGCATTCGCGCATTTCTCCCTTGTTAATGTTCTGTTGGAGCTATTATATCATACCCCGGAGAATTTCCAATAGTGGCGCGCGATAATAATTTTGTTCCAGCGAAGGCAAAACATAAATAAAACTGGACGGCCCAGGTCCGCCCCAACAAAAACTCAAA contains the following coding sequences:
- the rimJ gene encoding Ribosomal-protein-alanine acetyltransferase, which codes for MPPLRYETARLVLKALTPVDAPTVLDYYRRNRSFLEPWEPLRGDDFYTPEFHAEQLARDFSQTEAGEALRLYLFKRGDEGRVIGSLGFSNIVRGPFLSCFLGYKLDGAETNRGYMTEALRTGLKVIFQDYGLHRVEANIIPRNVSSLRVVEKLGFRSEGLSRQYLKIHGIWEDHVHMVLLNEEL